One Mycolicibacterium rufum genomic window, TCGCCGGCGATCTCGTGCCCGATCGTGCGCGGGGGCGTCAGGTTCTGGTGACCGTTGTAGAAGATCTTCACGTCGGTGCCGCAGGTCGAACAGTTACGCACCCGCAGCTTCACCTCGTCGGGCGCGCAGGTCGGCTCGGGAACGTCCTCGAGCCGAACGTCCTCGGGTGCGTAGAAGCGCAGTGCCTTCATGGTTGATCGTCCTCTCGAGTCGACGGCGCCGAGTGTGCTCTCCAGCACTCTAGTCGCGATACGGGCATAAAACCACCGGTTCTGCTGACCATTTTTGCCCGAATGCTTGCGCTCATGCCCGTTTATGCGGTGTACTGGTCTTATGTGACCGGTGTCACCCGCCAGGGCCGGCCGCCACCACCGAGGGAGGACTTGAATGTCGCAAGCAGTAGTCGCCGACGCCCCGCCGCGGGCCGGCATGCGGGTGCGTGTGCAGAAGTTCGGCACCGCGCTGTCGAACATGGTGATGCCCAACATCGGCGCCTTCATCGCCTGGGGTCTGATCACCGCGCTGTTCATCAAGGCCGGCTGGCTGCAGGCCATCTTCCCCGCGCTGCAGAACCCCGACGGCTGGGTCGCGAAGATCGGCGGCTGGGGGAGCTACGACGGCGCCGGCATCGTCGGCCCGATGATCACCTATCTGCTGCCGCTGCTCATCGGCTACACCGGTGGCCGGATGGTGCACGGTAACCGCGGCGCCGTGGTGGGCGCGATCGCGACCATGGGCGTGGTCACCGGCGCCGATGTCCCGATGTTCATGGGCGCGATGATCATGGGTCCGCTGGGCGGATATCTGATGAAGAAGCTCGACGCGCTGTGGGAGGGCAAGATCCGGCCCGGCTTCGAGATGCTGGTCGACAACTTCTCCGCGGGCATCCTGGGCATGCTGCTGGCGATCTTCGGCTTCTTCGGGATCGGACCGATCGTCTCGGCGTTCACCCGCGGGGCGGGCAACGCGGTGAACTTCCTGGTGGACAACGACCTGTTGCCGCTGACCTCGATCCTGATCGAGCCGGCCAAAGTGCTGTTCCTCAACAACGCGATCAACCACGGGGTGCTGACCCCGCTTGGCACCACCCAGGCCCTGGAGACGGGCAAGTCGATCCTGTTCCTGCTGGAAGCCAACCCCGGCCCCGGTCTGGGACTCCTGCTGGCCTACATGGCGTTCGGCAAGGGCGTCGCCCGCGCCTCGGCGCCCGGCGCGGCGATCATCCAGTTCTTCGGCGGCATCCACGAGATCTACTTCCCCTACGTGCTGATGAAGCCGAAGCTGATCATCGCCACCATCCTGGGCGGTATGACCGGCGTCTTCATGAACGTGCTGTTCGGCTCCGGGCTGCGGGCGCCCGCCGCACCGGGATCGATCATCGCGGTCTACGCGCAGACCGCCAGCGGCAGCTTCCTCGGGGTCACCGTGTCGGTGGTCGCCGCGGCCGCGGTGTCCTTCGCCGTCGCCTCGCTGCTGCTCAAGACCGACCGCGGTGACGACGAGCAGGACCTGGCCGCCGCGACCGCCGAGATGGAGTCGATGAAGGGCAAGAAGTCCAGCGTGGCCTCGATGCTGACCGGGGGCACGGCCACCAAGACCATCCACTCCATCGTGTTCGCCTGCGACGCCGGCATGGGGTCCTCGGCGATGGGCGCCTCGGTGCTGCGCAGGAAGATCCAGAAGGCGGGCTTCGGCGACGTCAAGGTCACCAACTCGGCGATCTCGAACCTCACCGACACCTACGATCTGGTGGTCTCGCACCGCGACCTCACCGATCGGGCCCGGCAGAAGACGCCGTCGGCCGCGCACGTCTCGGTCGAGGACTTCATGAGCAGCCCCCGTTACGACGAGATCGTCGAGCAGCTGGAGCGCACGAACGGGGGCGGCAGTGGCGCCGAAACCGTTGCGGACGAGCAGGTCTCGGCAGGTTCCCCGGGTGACGACGTGCTGGCGCTGGATTCGATCGTGCTGCACGGGTCGGCCACCAGCGCCGCGGACGCGATCGACGAGGCGGGGCAGCTTCTCGTCGCGGCGGGCGCGGTGGACCCGGCGTACGTGCGGGCCATGCACGACCGGGAGAGCTCGGTCTCGACGTACATGGGCAACGGGCTCGCCATCCCGCACGGCACCAATGAGGCCAAGGACGCGATCCGGCGCACCGGGCTGTCCTTCGTGCGCTATCCCGAGCCGATCGACTGGAACGGCAAGCCGGCCGAGTTCGTCGTCGGGATCGCGGGCGCCGGCAAGGACCACATGGCGCTGCTCACCAAGATCGCGCAGGTCTTCCTGAAGTCCGAGGACGTCGCCCGGCTGCGTCAGGCCACGACCTCGGAGGAGGTCAAGGCCATCCTCACCGCAGCCGACTAGCGTGACGTCGGTGGATTCGGACACCCGCCAGAGCAGGATCGTCGAGTTCGCCCGGACTCGCGGGCGGGTGGAGGTCGCCTCGCTCGCGACCGAACTGGATGTCGCGAGCGAGACGATCCGCCGTGATCTCAAGGTGCTGGCCGGTCGCCGGCTGCTCAAGCGCGTGCACGGCGGTGCTGTGCCGCTGGAGACGGCGGCGTTCGAATCCGGGGTCGAGTACCGCAGCCAGGTCGACCTCGCCCAGAAGCACCGCATCGCGGCGGCGGCCACCGACCTTCTGCACGGGGCCGAAACCGTCTATCTGGACGAGGGATTCACGCCGCGGCTGATCGCCGAACGGCTGGCCGAGGAAGAGTTGACGGTCGTGACGTCCTCTCTGCTGGCGGCCGAGGCGCTGGCGCACAGCCGCACGGTGACGGTGCTGCTTCTCGGTGGCCGGATGCGCGGCAGGACACTGGCCACCGTCGACCACTGGGCCGTCGACATGCTCGCCGGCCTGGTGATCGACGTGGCCTACCTCGGCACCAACGGCATCTCGCTCGAGCACGGCCTGACCACCCCGGATCCCGCGGTGGCCGCGGTGAAGAACACCGCGGTGCGGGTGGCCCGCCGGCCCATCCTGGTCGCCGCGCACTCGAAGTTCGGCGAGAGCAGCTTCTGCCGCTTCGCGAAGGTGTCCGATTTCGAGTCGATCGTCACCGGGTCCGAACTCGACGCCGCGCAGGCGCGCCGCTACGAGGCGCTCGGCCCGGTGGTGATCCGCGCCTAGAGCAGCCCGCGGACCTGCTCGGCGAGCGCGACGCCGAGATCGCGATTGTTCTGCTCGGTGAAGTGCACCCCGTCGACGCCCTCGGTGGCGATCGCCGACCCGGCGTCGAAGAACGGCACCTTCACGAAACTGGCCATCGCGCGGTACACCTGCGCCAGCTGCGCCGTCTTCTCCTGGCTGCCCCCGAAGATCAGCTGGAACCACGGATGCGGGGTCGGCGCCAGCGGCGGTGGCGCCATCACCAGCACCTGCGGCGCGGGGTAGGTCGTGCCGACCCCGCCCCCGCTGGTGAGCACCTGCGTCACCAGCAGCGACATCCCCAGCGCGATGTCGAGCGGCGAGCGGTCGAAGTAGGCCTTGGTGTCGTTGGTGCCCAGCATCAGGATCACCAGGTCCAGCGGCAGATGGCTCGCCAGACAGGACGGCAGGTACGCCGCCCCGTTCAGCCGGGGATCGAGCGGGTCGTCGAGGTTGGTGGTGCGGGCCGACAACCCCTCCTCGATCACCACATGGCCGGCGCCCAGCTGATCGGCGAGCACACCCGTCCAGCGCACCTCACGCGGGAAGCGCTCGGTGGGCATCCCGTCGGCGACGGGCACCCAACCCCAGGTCAACGAGTCGCCGAAGCACAGAATCCTCTTGTCCAGCATGGCAACTCACTCGTCGTCGTCGAGCACGGTGTAGAACGACTCGCCGTCCTCGGGTGTCCCGTCGATCTGGCCGCGGGTGCGGCGGTCGGGCCGCGCCTCGTCGGGGGCGGCGGGCGGCAGCACGTCGGGGACCTCGGCGGCCAGCTTTTCGTCGAGGGTCTCGTCCTCCTCGGCGTCGATCCACTCGTCGGGCGGGTCGACGACGGAGTCGCCGTCGTCGTTGCGCACCTCGTCGGAGTCGAGCGACTCGCTCGGTCCGAGTGTGTCGTCGGGGCCTGCGTCGTCGTAGTCGCCGTTACGGTCCATGGCCGAAAGTCTGCCCTATGCGGGGGAACTGCGGTGGTCGGATCTCAGGTGTGTGACCACCCCGCGACCGGCCTGTTTGGCCCGGTACATCGCGCGGTCGGCGGAGGTCATCAGATGGCGGCGGTCGTCGCCGCTGCCGGTGGTCACCCCGACGCTGGCGGAGATGGTGAGGGTCACGGTCCCGACCGCGAACGGGGTGGACAGCGCTTCGACGATGCGTTCGGCGATGCCGACGGCCGTCTCGTGATCCGGCAGCCGCAGGCAGAGCACCACGAACTCGTCGCCGCCCATCCGCGCCGCGAAGTCCTGCGGGCGGATCGAACCGCGGATGCGGTCGGCGACCAGCGTCAGCACTTCGTCGCCGACCTCGTGGCCGTGGTTGTCGTTGACGGCCTTGAAGTCGTCGAGATCGATGAACAGCAGACCGCTGCACTCCTCGGCGGCACCACTGTCGCGGGTGTCCGTCAGGTGCGCGTCGAACGCGACCCGGTTGGCCAGCCCGGTCAGGGCGTCGTGGGTCGCGGCGTGGCGCAGTTCGTCGTAGGCCTGGCGACGGGCGGTGACGTCCTGCAGGTGGATCAGCAGACGCGCACCGGCGTCGTTCTCACCGCCGCGCAGCACCATCGTGGTGCGGTGCCCCCAGATCGACGAGCCGTCCTCGCGCAGATACCGGCATTCCGACTCGTCCGCCATCAGCACACCGGCCAGCAGCGGCGCATCGTCGTGGGGACACGTGTCGTCGGGATGGACGAACTCGTCGACACGGTGACCGAGCAGCTGGTCGGCTCCGCGGCCGAGCATCGTGCACAGCGCCTCGTTGACCTGTTCGAGCACCCCGGTGCCGTCCGACACCGCGATGCCGATCGGCGAGTGCGCCACCACCGACTGCACCAGCTGCAGCGCGGCGTCCCGGTCCCGCTCGGCGTCCACCCGGGCCGTCACGTCGCGCCACGAGGTCCGCAGCTGCGCCGGTGCCCCGTCGGCGTCGCGGACCAGTTGTCCCGCGACCTCCATCCACCGGTACCGGCCGTCGCGATGCCGCATCCGCACCAGCATCGGTGTGGGCGCCGTCGCGGCGGCGGGGTCGAACCAGCCGGTGGTCCGTGCGCTCACCTCGTCGTCGGGGTGCATGAACGCATAGGCGGTCCGCCCCACGACGTCCTCGGGCAGATGACCCAGGACCGTCTGCACGGCCGGTGACACCCACAGGAAGGTGGTGTCGACGAGCTGCCAGGCGACCACGTCGGGTGCGTTGTCGATCAGGAACCGGTACAGCCGTTCGGATTCGGCCAGCCGCAGCTCGGCGGCGTGCTGGCCGGTCACCACCGCGAAGCGCACCACGACGTCGCGGGCGACGCCGTCGACGACGTTGAACGGCACGCTGTCCACGCGGAGCCACACGTGCTCGCCGGCACGGTCGCGGCCCGGACGGTGCACGCCGAGCACCGCGTCCCGCACCGGTCGGCCGGTCGCCAGCGCCTGGAGGGCGGGATGGTCCCGGGGCCGCAGCGCCACCCCGTGGACGTCGACCGCGGCCCACCGCGGATCCCCCGAGGCGCGCCCGAGCATCTGCTGCAGCGACAGGCCGAGGATGTCCTCGGCGGCAGGGGTGGCCGCCTCGATGACGCCCTCGGCCGACTGCACGACCAGGCCGGCGACCTCGCCGGGACCGACCGTCAGTCCCGCCGCTGCTGCCGCCGCCAGTGCGCGCGCCGCCTCGTCCGTCACCACCGTTCCTGCGTACACCCCGCCGTCGTGGCCGACGTCCGTGACGACGCGAACACCCAGCATCGGCGGCGAATCGTCATCGGCGCGTAAGAATCACCTCGGGGGAGACCCGCGGTGCTGCTAGCGTCCGCTGGGTGTATCGGGTGATCCAGTGGGGCACAGGCGCTGTCGGGACCGAGATGCTGACCGCGATCCTCGATCACCACCGTGACGATCTGCGCCTCGTCGGAGCGCGCGTGTATTCCGAGGACAAGTGCGGGGTCGACGTCGGCACGTTGGCCGGCCGGGATCCGATCGGTGTCGCGGCCACCACCGACGTCGACGAGATCCTGGCCCTGGAGGCCGACTGCGTGCTCTACACTCCGCGCACCGCACGCGTCGACGACGTGTGCGCGGTGCTCGCCAGCGGCAAGAACGTCGCGACGACGGCGTTCCTGTTCCATCCCCGCCGCATGGCGGCGGCCGACCGGGACCGGGTGCTGGCGGCGTGCGAGCGGGGCGGCACCTCGGTGCACGGCAGCGGGTTGAACCCGGGGAACCTGTCCGGGGTGCTCCCGCTGGCGTTGTCGGGCATGAGCCGGCGCATCGAGAAGGTCACGCTGTGCGAGCGGGCCGACTGGTCGGTCTACGAGAGCACCGGGATCACGTTCGACAACATGGCATTCGGGCAGCCCGTCGCCTCGATCAGCCCGACGGCCACGCAATTCCTGGCGTTCAACAGCTCGATCTTCGTCGAGCAGGTCTGGATGATCGGCGACGCGCTGGGCGCCGACCTCGACGAGGTCACGGCCAATGTCGAAGCCGTTGCCGCACAGGAGGATCACCAGATCTTCGACCATCTTCTCGAGGCCGGCACCACCGCCGGGCAGCGCTGGAACTGGGTCGGGCGCCGCGCCGGTGTGCCGCGCGTGGAGATCGAGACGCTGTGGACCGTCCGCGGTGAATACCCGAAACACTGGCCCAGCCCCCGGCACGGGTGGACCCTGACGGTCGAGGGCGATCCGTCGATGCAGGCGCACTTCGTGTCCCTGGCGAGCTTCGAGCGCTCGGCGAGTATGGCCGAGCACGTGCAATCGGCGAACGTGGCCACCGCGATGCAGGTGCTCAACGCCGTGCCCGAGATCTGCCGGGCGCCGGTCGGTTTCGCGACGACGGCGACGCTGCCGCTGATTCGCAACGCTCGGGCCTTCGATCCTCAGCCGTAGAACATCACCCAGTAGTCGGCAGTCCACGCGCCGCCGGCGCACTTGAGCGGAACGCCGTCGGGCGACTGCGCCACGCCCGTCGCGTCGCCGCAGGGGGAGCGCAGCAGACGCACCCCGGCCAGCGGCGGCGAGGACACCCATGCCCCCTTGGAGCTGCACGCCAGGGTGTTGCCGCCGGCGTCCAACCCGAAGTTGTACCGGGTGCCCTGCGCGCACTCACCGCCCGCGTGCACGCCCCTGTCCACATAGGGAACGCAGCCCGCGTCGTCGCAAGCGCCGGGCGACGCCGCGGCGGCACCCGCGCCGAGTCCCAGCAACGGAGCGACGAGCAGACCACCGGCGAACGCGACCACACCACTGCGCTTCATGGCACGAGCCTAGATCGTCGCGCCGCGATCGTGAACGGCGTTTGCCGGCATTGCCCCGACAACGCAGCAGAGCGCGTAGGGTGTCCGAGCATGAAGGCGCTGGTGAGTGCGGTGGCGAGTGTGCTGCTGGCGGGGGGTGCGGTGATCGGTGCGGCCCCGGCCGGCGCCGACGTGGTGGCCTATCTGGTCAACGTCACGGTGCGGCCGGGTTACAACTTCCCCAACGCCGACGCCGCACTCGGCTACGGGCACAGCATCTGCGATCGGGTCGCGGCCAAGATGAGCTACGCCGACCTGGTCAACCAGGTGAAGGCCGACTTCCGCACCGCCGATTACTACCAGGGCGCCTACCTGATCAATCAGGCCGTCAACGAACTGTGCCCCGCGCAGATCTGGCAACTGCGGCAGTCGGCCGCCGGCTACATTCCCACCTGAGTCCTCACCTGATCAGCCGTCAGGGGCAGCTCACCTCGATCTCGAACGGCTTGTTGACCGGCTGCATCGGGTTGGCCATGTCGACGCCCGTGGCGGTGCCGGAGATCTTGTAGGTCTTGTCGTCCTTCTCGACCTTGGCTTCGCCCTGGCCGGCGCCGCTCTGGTAGCCCAGCGTGATGCCGTTGACGTTGCCCAGGCCTACCGAGACCACCGAGGGGTTGTCACCGCTGCTGACGACGGCGCCGATCCCGGTGCTGGCGTTGCCGATCGCGATGTTGGTGTTGCCGCCCATGTCCGAGCAGACGACGTTGCCTTGGATCTCCTGATCTTTGCCGTCGATGGTGACGGTGGTCTTGCCTTCGGCCGCGGCGGCCGACGAGGTCTCCCCGGAGGTCTCGGACTTCTTCTCCGAGGAACAGCCCGACAGCCCGGCGATGAGGATCGCTGCGCCGCCGACGGCGACCAGGATTTCACGCTTCACCACGGTTCTCCTTCTCAGTCGTGTGATCCGTCAACACCGGCGGATCATCTCCAGCAGTATGGGTGGCGCCCTCGCCCGGGTTGTCCGAATTACGAAAATGTGACGAGCGTGGAAGGTTGCCGAGATGAAGACGTTGCGTACACCGGAGGAGCAGTTCGCGGATCTGGCCGGGTTCGGCTACCCGCCGGAGTACGCCGACATCCCCGACGGCGACGGGGGCACGTTGCGCATCGCCTGGGTGGAGGACGGCCCGTCCGGAGGTGACCCCGTGCTGATGCTGCACGGCGAGCCGACGTGGTCCTACCTGTACCGGCGGATGATCCCGATCGTCGCGGCGGCCGGCTACCGGGTGATCTGTCCGGACCTCGTGGGCTTCGGCCGGTCCGACAAACCCACCCGCGTCGAGGACCACAGCTATGCCCGCCACGTCGCCTGGATCCGTGCGCTCGTCGTCGACGTGCTCGGGTTGCGTTCCGCGACGCTCGTCGGCCAGGACTGGGGTGGGCTGATCGGGCTGCGGGTGGCCGCCGAGAACCCGGACGTGTTCGCCCGCCTGGTCGTCGCCAACACGGGGCTGCCGACCGGCGACCACCCGATGCCCGAGGTCTGGTGGGACTTCCGCCGCTCGGTGGAGGCGAACCCGCAGCTGCGCGTGAGCGACTATCTGCGGGCAGGCTGCGTGCGCCCGGTCGACGACGCCGTCTGCGCCGCCTACGACGCGCCGTTCCCCGATCCGAGCTACCTGGCCGGTCCGCGGGCGATGCCGCTGCTCGTCCCGACCACCCCCGACGACCCGGCATCGGAGGCCAACCGGGCGGCGTGGGCTGTGCTGACCGCCGCGACCACCCCGGTGCTCGTGGCGTTCAGCGATGGCGACCCGATCACGGGCGCGATGGCGCCGATCTTCTCCGCGGCGCTTCCCGGCGCGGCCGGTGTCGAGCACCCGGTGATCGGCGACGCCGGTCACTTCCTCCAGGAGGACGCCGGCGAGGAGCTGGCAGCGGCGATCGTCGCCTTCCTCAGCAGGACACCTTGATCGCGAACGTGCCCGAGGTGCGGAAGCTCGGCTTGTCCGTCGCGAAGCCCATGGCAGTTCCCCGAATGTCATAGGTGCGCCCGGACATCGTCACCGACGCCTCGCCGCCGAGGCCGTCGTTGTAGCTGCCGGTGAACCCGCCCAGGTCGCGGATGCCGACGTCACGCACGGTCAGTGCGTCGGTGCTGGTCACCACGGCGGAGACGCCGCTGGCGGCGTCCCCCGTGCTGATGGTCGTCATCGTGCCTGCCGGTGTGCACTGGACCGCCTCGGTGGTGCCGAGGTCCTGACCGTTGACGGTCACCTGCGCGGTGCCCGCCACCAGCTCTCCGGCAGGCGGCCGGTAGTCCGGCGGCGACGACGAACAGCCGGCCACCACCGCGGCGGCGGCGGCGGTCACGGCGGCCAGAGCCCGTCGGGTGATCACAATGGGAGAATCTACGACGTGGCGGCCCCCGATATCAGCGATCCGTTCTTTCGTGTGGAGGCAGAACTGGCCGGGGGGCTCGGCCGCGCGGGCGTGATCCACACTCCGCACGGCGACATCGCCACCCCGGCGTTCATCGCGGTCGGCACCCAGGCCACCGTCAAGGCGGTCCTGCCCGAGGCCATGAAAGAGCTTGGTGCGCAAGCCATCCTGGCCAATGCCTATCACCTCTACCTGCAGCCGGGTCCCGACATCGTGGACGAGGCCGGGGGGCTCGGCGCGTTCATGAACTGGCCGGGGCCGACGTTCACCGACAGCGGCGGGTTCCAGGTGATGTCGCTCGGTGTCGGGTTCAAGAAGGTGCTGGCGATGGACACGGCCCGGGTGCAGGCCGACGACGTCATCGCCGACGGCAAGGAACGGCTGGCCCACGTCGACGACGACGGCGTGACGTTCCGGTCGCACCTCAACGGCTCGACGCACCGTTTCACCCCGGAGGTCTCGATCGGCATCCAGCACCAGCTGGGCGCCGACATCATCTTCGCGTTCGACGAGCTCACCACGCTGGTCAACACGCGCGGCTACCAGGAGCGTTCGGTGCAGCGCACGCACGACTGGGCGGTCCGGTGCCTGACCGAGCACCGCCGGCTGAGCGCGCTGCGGCCCGACAAGCCGGCGCAGGCGCTGTTCGGGGTGGTGCAGGGCGCCCAGTACGAGGATCTGCGGCGGCAGGCGGCCCGCGGACTGGCCACGCTGGGCTTCGACGGCTACGGCATCGGCGGCGCGCTGGAGAAGCAGAACCTGGCCACCATCGTCGGCTGGGTCAGCAGCGAACTGCCCGCCGACAAGCCGCGCCACCTGCTCGGCATCAGCGAGCCCGACGATCTGTTCGCGGCGGTCGCCGCCGGCGCGGACACGTTCGACTGTGTGTCGCCCTCGCGGGTGGCGCGCAACGCCTCGATCTACTCCGCCACCGGTCGCTACAACATCACCGGCGCCCGCTACACGCGGGACTTCACTCCGTTGGACGCCGAATGCGACTGTTACACCTGCGCTCACTACACCCGGGCGTACATCCGGCACCTGTTCAAGGCCAAGGAGATGCTGGCGTCGACGCTCTGCACGATCCACAACGAGCGCTTCGTCGTGCGCCTCGTCGACGACATCCGCGCGGCGATCCACGCCGGCCGGTTCGAGGAGCTGCGCGACCACGTGTTGGGCCGGTACTACGGAGCCGCGGAGGCGACCTCCGCACAATAGGGAGATGACCACCCCCACGGCGCGGGCGCTGCTGATGCAGCTGCTCGACCCGGCTCACCGCGCCGATCCCTACCCCCTCTACCGGGCGATCCGCGAGCGAGGTCCGCTGCAATTGCCCGACAACAACCTGACGGTGTTCTCCTCCTACGCCGACTGCGACGACGTGTTGCGCCATCCGGCGGCGTGCAGCGACCGGCTGAAGTCGACGGTCGCGCAGCGCGCGATCGCCGAGGGCGCCGCGCCGCGGCCCTTCGGACCGCCCGGCTTCCTGTTCCTCGACCCGCCCGACCACACCCGGCTGCGGCGCCTGGTCAGCAAGGCGTTCGTGCCGAAGGTGGTCAAGGCGCTCGAACCCGACATCGCCGCCCTCGTCGACGGCCTGCTCGACGGGGCGCAGAGTCCGTTCGATGCGATCGCCGGGCTGGCCTATCCGCTGCCGGTCGCGGTGATCTGCCGCCTGCTGGGGGTGCCGGTCGAGGACGAACCACGCTTCCGCGCCGCGTCGGGCCTGCTCGCCCAGTCGCTCGACCCGTTCCTGACGATCACCGGGGCGCCCGGCGACGGCGTCGAAGAGCGGTTGCAGGCGGGCCTGTGGCTGCGGGACTACCTGCGGGAGTTGATCGCCGAGCGGCGCCGCGCCCCGGGGGAGGATCTGATGTCGGCGCTGGTCGGCGTCGAGGAATCCGGTGACGTCCTCACCGAGGACGAGATCGTCGCGACGTGCAACCTGCTTCTGGTCGCGGGCCACGAGACGACGGTGAACCTGATCGCCAACGCGATCCTGGCACTGCTGCGCCACCCGGCGCAGTGGGCGGCGCTGGGCGCCGACCCGGGCCGCGCCGCCGTGGTGATCGAGGA contains:
- a CDS encoding haloalkane dehalogenase, whose amino-acid sequence is MKTLRTPEEQFADLAGFGYPPEYADIPDGDGGTLRIAWVEDGPSGGDPVLMLHGEPTWSYLYRRMIPIVAAAGYRVICPDLVGFGRSDKPTRVEDHSYARHVAWIRALVVDVLGLRSATLVGQDWGGLIGLRVAAENPDVFARLVVANTGLPTGDHPMPEVWWDFRRSVEANPQLRVSDYLRAGCVRPVDDAVCAAYDAPFPDPSYLAGPRAMPLLVPTTPDDPASEANRAAWAVLTAATTPVLVAFSDGDPITGAMAPIFSAALPGAAGVEHPVIGDAGHFLQEDAGEELAAAIVAFLSRTP
- a CDS encoding lipoprotein LpqH, whose protein sequence is MITRRALAAVTAAAAAVVAGCSSSPPDYRPPAGELVAGTAQVTVNGQDLGTTEAVQCTPAGTMTTISTGDAASGVSAVVTSTDALTVRDVGIRDLGGFTGSYNDGLGGEASVTMSGRTYDIRGTAMGFATDKPSFRTSGTFAIKVSC
- a CDS encoding DeoR/GlpR family DNA-binding transcription regulator; the protein is MDSDTRQSRIVEFARTRGRVEVASLATELDVASETIRRDLKVLAGRRLLKRVHGGAVPLETAAFESGVEYRSQVDLAQKHRIAAAATDLLHGAETVYLDEGFTPRLIAERLAEEELTVVTSSLLAAEALAHSRTVTVLLLGGRMRGRTLATVDHWAVDMLAGLVIDVAYLGTNGISLEHGLTTPDPAVAAVKNTAVRVARRPILVAAHSKFGESSFCRFAKVSDFESIVTGSELDAAQARRYEALGPVVIRA
- a CDS encoding PTS mannitol transporter subunit IICBA yields the protein MSQAVVADAPPRAGMRVRVQKFGTALSNMVMPNIGAFIAWGLITALFIKAGWLQAIFPALQNPDGWVAKIGGWGSYDGAGIVGPMITYLLPLLIGYTGGRMVHGNRGAVVGAIATMGVVTGADVPMFMGAMIMGPLGGYLMKKLDALWEGKIRPGFEMLVDNFSAGILGMLLAIFGFFGIGPIVSAFTRGAGNAVNFLVDNDLLPLTSILIEPAKVLFLNNAINHGVLTPLGTTQALETGKSILFLLEANPGPGLGLLLAYMAFGKGVARASAPGAAIIQFFGGIHEIYFPYVLMKPKLIIATILGGMTGVFMNVLFGSGLRAPAAPGSIIAVYAQTASGSFLGVTVSVVAAAAVSFAVASLLLKTDRGDDEQDLAAATAEMESMKGKKSSVASMLTGGTATKTIHSIVFACDAGMGSSAMGASVLRRKIQKAGFGDVKVTNSAISNLTDTYDLVVSHRDLTDRARQKTPSAAHVSVEDFMSSPRYDEIVEQLERTNGGGSGAETVADEQVSAGSPGDDVLALDSIVLHGSATSAADAIDEAGQLLVAAGAVDPAYVRAMHDRESSVSTYMGNGLAIPHGTNEAKDAIRRTGLSFVRYPEPIDWNGKPAEFVVGIAGAGKDHMALLTKIAQVFLKSEDVARLRQATTSEEVKAILTAAD
- a CDS encoding sensor domain-containing protein; the encoded protein is MLGVRVVTDVGHDGGVYAGTVVTDEAARALAAAAAAGLTVGPGEVAGLVVQSAEGVIEAATPAAEDILGLSLQQMLGRASGDPRWAAVDVHGVALRPRDHPALQALATGRPVRDAVLGVHRPGRDRAGEHVWLRVDSVPFNVVDGVARDVVVRFAVVTGQHAAELRLAESERLYRFLIDNAPDVVAWQLVDTTFLWVSPAVQTVLGHLPEDVVGRTAYAFMHPDDEVSARTTGWFDPAAATAPTPMLVRMRHRDGRYRWMEVAGQLVRDADGAPAQLRTSWRDVTARVDAERDRDAALQLVQSVVAHSPIGIAVSDGTGVLEQVNEALCTMLGRGADQLLGHRVDEFVHPDDTCPHDDAPLLAGVLMADESECRYLREDGSSIWGHRTTMVLRGGENDAGARLLIHLQDVTARRQAYDELRHAATHDALTGLANRVAFDAHLTDTRDSGAAEECSGLLFIDLDDFKAVNDNHGHEVGDEVLTLVADRIRGSIRPQDFAARMGGDEFVVLCLRLPDHETAVGIAERIVEALSTPFAVGTVTLTISASVGVTTGSGDDRRHLMTSADRAMYRAKQAGRGVVTHLRSDHRSSPA
- a CDS encoding DUF732 domain-containing protein yields the protein MKALVSAVASVLLAGGAVIGAAPAGADVVAYLVNVTVRPGYNFPNADAALGYGHSICDRVAAKMSYADLVNQVKADFRTADYYQGAYLINQAVNELCPAQIWQLRQSAAGYIPT
- the tgt gene encoding tRNA guanosine(34) transglycosylase Tgt, with the protein product MEAELAGGLGRAGVIHTPHGDIATPAFIAVGTQATVKAVLPEAMKELGAQAILANAYHLYLQPGPDIVDEAGGLGAFMNWPGPTFTDSGGFQVMSLGVGFKKVLAMDTARVQADDVIADGKERLAHVDDDGVTFRSHLNGSTHRFTPEVSIGIQHQLGADIIFAFDELTTLVNTRGYQERSVQRTHDWAVRCLTEHRRLSALRPDKPAQALFGVVQGAQYEDLRRQAARGLATLGFDGYGIGGALEKQNLATIVGWVSSELPADKPRHLLGISEPDDLFAAVAAGADTFDCVSPSRVARNASIYSATGRYNITGARYTRDFTPLDAECDCYTCAHYTRAYIRHLFKAKEMLASTLCTIHNERFVVRLVDDIRAAIHAGRFEELRDHVLGRYYGAAEATSAQ
- a CDS encoding lipoprotein LpqH, producing the protein MKREILVAVGGAAILIAGLSGCSSEKKSETSGETSSAAAAEGKTTVTIDGKDQEIQGNVVCSDMGGNTNIAIGNASTGIGAVVSSGDNPSVVSVGLGNVNGITLGYQSGAGQGEAKVEKDDKTYKISGTATGVDMANPMQPVNKPFEIEVSCP
- a CDS encoding NAD(P)H-dependent amine dehydrogenase family protein; this translates as MLTAILDHHRDDLRLVGARVYSEDKCGVDVGTLAGRDPIGVAATTDVDEILALEADCVLYTPRTARVDDVCAVLASGKNVATTAFLFHPRRMAAADRDRVLAACERGGTSVHGSGLNPGNLSGVLPLALSGMSRRIEKVTLCERADWSVYESTGITFDNMAFGQPVASISPTATQFLAFNSSIFVEQVWMIGDALGADLDEVTANVEAVAAQEDHQIFDHLLEAGTTAGQRWNWVGRRAGVPRVEIETLWTVRGEYPKHWPSPRHGWTLTVEGDPSMQAHFVSLASFERSASMAEHVQSANVATAMQVLNAVPEICRAPVGFATTATLPLIRNARAFDPQP
- a CDS encoding SGNH/GDSL hydrolase family protein, whose amino-acid sequence is MLDKRILCFGDSLTWGWVPVADGMPTERFPREVRWTGVLADQLGAGHVVIEEGLSARTTNLDDPLDPRLNGAAYLPSCLASHLPLDLVILMLGTNDTKAYFDRSPLDIALGMSLLVTQVLTSGGGVGTTYPAPQVLVMAPPPLAPTPHPWFQLIFGGSQEKTAQLAQVYRAMASFVKVPFFDAGSAIATEGVDGVHFTEQNNRDLGVALAEQVRGLL